TCGAAAAACGCGATTCGCTCGCACGGTTGCGGATCCGCCGCTATCTGCGACCGGTGCGGATAGAGGCCGGCCGGCTTGAGGTCGGCCTTGCCGACGACGCTCCGGCAACCTTCCCCGGCGAATTGATGCGCAAGCTGCACGACTGGACCGGCCGGCGATGGATCGTGACGGTCGCGACCGGCCCGGTCGAGGCGCCGACGCTGGAAGAGATCGCCCGCGAGAAGCGGGAGAAGCTCCTGCGCGACGTGGCGCAGGATCCGGACGTGGCTGCCCTGCTGTCGGCCTTTCCCGGCGCGCGCATCGCCGATGTGCGCCTGCGGGCCGAGGCGGTGGCGGCGGGGGACACGGGCGAGGCGCTGGAGGCCGTCGAACCGCCGGATGATTCCGCCGGGTTTGACGGAGCCGCCCTGCTGGACGATATCGACCCCGAGGGCGAATTGCCCGATGAGGCCTTCGCGGCCGCCGACGACGAAGACGACGAGAGCGAGGATTGATTCCGTGAAAGACCTGATGGGCATGATGAAGCAGGCGAAAGCCATGCAGGAGAAGATGCAGGACCTCCAGCAGGAGCTGGCCGAGGTCGAGGCCACCGGGCAGTCCGGCGGCGGCCTCGTGTCAGTGACGCTGAAGGGCCAGGGAGAGCTGACGGCGCTTGCCATCGACGGCTCGCTCGTCAATCCCGACGAGAAGGACATGCTGGAAGATCTGATCGTGGCAGCCCATGCGGACGCCCGGCGCAAGCTGGACCAGCAGATCCAGGAAAAGACGCAAAGCCTGACGGCGGGGCTGCAGCTGCCCGCCGGGCTGAAGCTGCCTTTCTAGGACGGACGGCGCACAAGCACCCATGTCCAGAAGCATCGCCGGGCCCGAGATCGAGCGGCTGATCCAATTGCTGGCCAAGCTGCCGGGCCTCGGCCCACGCTCTGCCCGCCGCGCCGCCTTGCATCTGGTCAAGCGGCGCGAGCAACTCCTGTCGCCGCTTGCCGGCGCCATGGCGGAGGCGGCCGACAGGGTCGTCTCCTGCTCGTGCTGCGGCAATATCGATACGCAGGATCCCTGCACCATCTGCCGCGATGCCGCGCGGGACGGCTCCATCATCGTTGTGGTGGAAGACGTTTCCGACCTTTGGGCGCTGGAACGCGCCAAGGCCTTGAATGCCGCCTACCACGTGCTGGGTGGGGTGCTTTCCCCATTGGAAGGCATCGGGCCGGAGGAATTGACCATCGGCAGGCTCGTGGAGCGCGTGGGCGAGGGCGGTATCAAGGAAGTCATCATCGCCGTCAACGCGACCGTGGAAGGGCAGACGACCGCCCATTACATCATGGACCAGCTTGAGGGGATGGACGTGCGCGTTACCCGGCTTGCCCATGGCGTGCCGGTCGGCGGCGAGCTCGATTATCTGGACGAGGGCACCCTCTCGGCCGCCATGCGCTCTCGCACGGCGTTCTGACCGGCAAGCTTACTGGCCGCGCCCTGGGTTACTGGCCGAAACGGGCCGGATCCGGCTCTGCTTCGAAGCCGAAGGACGTGGCGTGCTGCGGCACGGGAATGGATCCGAAGCTCTGGCTGCGTGCCGCCAGCTTGGGGGCATCGGCTGCGGGACGCGGCGCATGGCCGGGCACCGGAACCTTCATCGCCGTCTCGACAGCCATCGCTGCCGGCGTCGCCGCCGCTGCCTTTGCCGGCGCCATCGCGCTAGCGGCCGGGGTGACAGCGGCTTTGCGCACTGCGGGGACCGGGGTGTTGGAT
This genomic window from Aureimonas sp. OT7 contains:
- a CDS encoding YbaB/EbfC family nucleoid-associated protein translates to MKDLMGMMKQAKAMQEKMQDLQQELAEVEATGQSGGGLVSVTLKGQGELTALAIDGSLVNPDEKDMLEDLIVAAHADARRKLDQQIQEKTQSLTAGLQLPAGLKLPF
- the recR gene encoding recombination mediator RecR, with translation MSRSIAGPEIERLIQLLAKLPGLGPRSARRAALHLVKRREQLLSPLAGAMAEAADRVVSCSCCGNIDTQDPCTICRDAARDGSIIVVVEDVSDLWALERAKALNAAYHVLGGVLSPLEGIGPEELTIGRLVERVGEGGIKEVIIAVNATVEGQTTAHYIMDQLEGMDVRVTRLAHGVPVGGELDYLDEGTLSAAMRSRTAF